A single genomic interval of Camelina sativa cultivar DH55 chromosome 11, Cs, whole genome shotgun sequence harbors:
- the LOC104721987 gene encoding protein SPEAR3 — translation MGSSFFGRPKMGGSSSSSPTSSSSSKRGKNKNGSDKPKQPQRGLGVAQLEKIRLHGEYNCNSFNTYPSYHPSFNHQDDVRMQAGYQSIPSSSPSFTYASSSPSSVPYGFHPNMMMNANNDQYERTTIRYGDSQPHVAPSWNPSYGILESQHFVEPNTTRHFLHEDPRNKSLGSGIQDFESSEANELDLELRL, via the exons ATGGGTAGTAGTTTTTTCGGGAGACCAAAAATGGGTGGATCTTCGTCGTCGTcaccaacttcttcttcttcttcaaagagagggaagaacaagaacgGTTCTGACAAGCCTAAGCAGCCACAGAGAGGTCTCGGTGTGGCGCAGTTAGAGAAGATTAGATTACACGGAGAATATAACTGCAACAGCTTCAATACTTACCCTTCTTATCATCCCTCATTCAATCATCAG GATGATGTGAGGATGCAAGCAGGATATCAATCCATaccatcttcatcaccatcCTTTACAtatgcatcatcatcaccatcatcggtTCCTTACGGCTTTCACCCAAACATGATG ATGAATGCAAATAATGATCAATACGAGAGAACAACAATAAGATACGGAGATTCTCAGCCTCACGTAGCACCGAG TTGGAACCCGAGCTACGGCATCTTGGAGAGCCAACATTTTGTGGAACCAAACACAACCAGACACTTCTTACACGAG GATCCAAGAAATAAATCGTTGGGATCGGGTATTCAGGACTTCGAATCGAGTGAAGCAAATGAGCTAGATTTGGAGTTGAGATTGTGA
- the LOC104721984 gene encoding casein kinase 1-like protein 3 (The sequence of the model RefSeq protein was modified relative to this genomic sequence to represent the inferred CDS: added 85 bases not found in genome assembly): MERIIGGKYKLGRKIGGGSFGEIFLATHVDTFEIVAVKIENSKTKHPQLLYEAKLYRILEGGSGIPRIKWFGVDGTENALVMDLLGPSLEDLFVYCGRKFSPKTVLLLADQMLTRIEYVHSKGYLHRDIKPDNFLMGLGRKANQVYLIDFGLAKRYRDANTNRHIPYRENKNLTGTARYASCNTHLGIEQSRRDDLESLGYVLLYFLRGSLPWQGLKAVDKKQKYDKICEKKISTPIEVLCKGHPVEFASYFHYCHTLTFDQRPDYGFLKRLFRDLFSREGYEFDYIFDWTIIKYQQAQKSRNQSQAVPGSSSARAMPVDTTNHRGGPNISYEAEASERVRSTNAIGPSPQINNNTAVGRNVGFDHPVHKNMNMPFTSLSPAGTSKRNVGPETSNSGYGSGNRTGGWTSSFMSPEK; encoded by the exons ATGGAACGTATCATCGGCGGCAAGTACAAGCTCGGAAGAAAGATCGGCGGTGGTTCTTTCGGCGAGATTTTTCTTG CTACGCACGTCGATACTTTCGAGATCGTTGCTGTAAAGATC GAGAACAGTAAAACAAAGCATCCTCAACTTCTATATGAAGCTAAGCTTTACAGAATCCTTGAAGGAGGAA GTGGGATCCCGCGCATAAAATGGTTTGGAGTGGATGGAACAGAGAATGCTTTAGTGATGGATTTGTTAGGGCCGAGTCTCGAAGATCTCTTCGTCTATTGTGGGAGGAAGTTCTCACCAAAGACGGTTTTGCTGTTGGCTGATCAAATG CTAACAAGAATAGAATATGTCCACTCCAAAGGATATCTTCATAGAGATATAAAACCCGATAACTTTCTAATGGGACTTGGCCGGAAAGCGAATCAG GTTTATCTAATTGACTTTGGACTTGCCAAAAGATATCGTGATGCCAACACCAACCGTCATATCCCTTACAG GGAAAACAAGAATTTGACAGGAACTGCACGATATGCAAGTTGCAATACACATCTTGGAATTG AGCAAAGTCGACGGGATGACCTGGAGTCGTTGGGTTATGTGCTTCTGTATTTCCTAAGAGGAAG TCTTCCATGGCAGGGTCTTAAGGCTGTTGATAAGAAGCAAAAGTATGATAAAATCTGTGAGAAGAAGATATCAACCCCTATTGAG GTTTTATGCAAAGGTCACCCTGTGGAGTTTGCTTCATATTTTCATTACTGCCACACACTGACATTTGATCAGCGCCCTGATTATGGGTTCTTGAAGCGGCTCTTTCGTGACTTGTTTTC GCAGTTCCCGGTTCTAGCAGCGCTCGTGCAATGCCAGTGGACACCACCAACCATCGGG GAGGACCAAATATTTCTTATGAAGCCGAGGCCTCTGAACGTGTCAGATCGACTAATGCCATTGGTCCAAGCCCGcagataaataataatactgCTGTAGGGAGGAATGTGGGTTTTGATCACCCCGTCCACAAGAAT ATGAACATGCCATTCACTTCACTATCTCCTGCCGGTACCTCAAAAAGAAATGTCGGACCTGAAACTTCAAATTCTGGGTATGGAAGTGGGAATAGAACAGGCGGCTGGACTTCCTCTTTCATGTCTCCAGAGAAATGA
- the LOC104721989 gene encoding zinc finger HIT domain-containing protein 3 isoform X1, which produces MCPRAAQTCEICKNVVSKYKCPSCLLPYCSLACFKTHKETPCAKPSSTEENPAASPAKEVPVERSVVVEEANDVVEKTQHKASAASPAKEIPVARPLHVEEEKFVLEKAQLEAIASSSEIREALKDEALQKLIYNIDSSSNPLQELDEAMRVEAFREFTDKILSNISKSK; this is translated from the exons ATGTGTCCTCGAGCAGCTCAAACATGCGAAATCTGCAAGAACGTTGTATCCAAGTACAAGTGTccttcttgtcttcttcctta CTGTTCATTGGCTTGTTTCAAGACACATAAAG AGACTCCATGTGCTAAACCTTCTTCAACAGAGGAAAATCCAG CAGCTTCTCCAGCAAAGGAAGTCCCGGTGGAAAGATCCGTAGTTGTTGAGGAAGCTAATGATGTTGTAGAAAAGACACAGCATAAGGCTAGTG CTGCATCTCCTGCCAAGGAGATTCCGGTAGCAAGACCGTTACATGTAGAGGAAGAAAAGTTTGTTTTAGAGAAGGCACAGCTCGAGGCTATTG CTTCTTCTAGTGAAATCCGAGAAGCTCTAAAGGATGAAGCCCTTCAGAAACTCATCTACAATATTGATAGCTCTTCCAACCCATTACAG GAACTCGATGAAGCGATGCGGGTAGAAGCATTCCGCGAATTCACAGACAAG atTCTATCAAACATTTCCAAGAGTAAATGA
- the LOC104721983 gene encoding E3 ubiquitin-protein ligase ATL42-like, giving the protein MYQIFFFFLSLLHSYHYVSAQPPPPFRNGDLVANFEPSLAVVTGVLAIMFALTFVLLVYAKCCHIDLRSGTDDRRRHNRRLRQGIFFNRSTASSDRFSGLDKAAIESLPLFRFSALKGSKQGLECSVCLSKFESVEILRLLPKCRHAFHIGCIDQWLEQHATCPLCRDKVSMEEDPSVFNYGNRFRFLNQSEVGEDSSLELYIEREEEEEERRQRQELGGSSRFSIGGSFRKILKLGNKEKTLLDQQVNDKDDKKLMHKFNHRIIVSDVVFKNRWSNVSSSDLMFLNSEMVNSISSERFSSMDRVKRKGDEEDQIGILGIKEEMEAKRLLENKLTSMKTMLLSENGDSSSKSRSVMIEPGRRSVSEITTVPRHSIAVHGDCSGSTAATASALQTGGNETEERRRRLWLPIARRTAQWFANREKRHQTNTTHQHFDV; this is encoded by the coding sequence ATGtatcaaatcttcttcttctttctttcactcCTCCATAGTTATCACTATGTCTCTGCTCAGCCTCCTCCTCCGTTCAGAAACGGCGACCTAGTCGCCAATTTCGAGCCGAGTTTAGCCGTCGTCACCGGAGTTCTCGCCATCATGTTCGCACTCACTTTCGTCCTCCTCGTCTACGCTAAGTGCTGCCACATAGATCTCCGGTCAGGTACCGACGACAGAAGAAGACACAATCGTCGGCTTCGTCAAGGAATATTCTTCAACCGGTCAACGGCCTCATCGGATCGATTCTCCGGTTTAGACAAAGCAGCAATCGAGTCTCTTCCTCTGTTTAGGTTCTCTGCTTTGAAAGGATCAAAACAAGGGCTTGAGTGTTCTGTTTGTTTGTCTAAATTCGAAAGTGTTGAGATTCTTAGATTGTTGCCTAAATGTAGACACGCTTTCCACATAGGTTGTATCGATCAGTGGCTTGAGCAGCACGCGACGTGTCCTCTCTGCAGAGATAAAGTCTCAATGGAAGAAGATCCCTCTGTTTTCAATTACGGAAACAGGTTCAGGTTCTTGAATCAGTCTGAGGTTGGAGAAGATTCGAGCTTGGAGCTTTAcatcgagagagaagaagaagaagaagagagaagacaaagacaagAACTTGGTGGGTCGTCGAGATTTAGCATAGGAGGGAGTTTTCGGAAGATTCTGAAGTTAGGTAACAAAGAGAAAACGTTACTTGATCAACAAGTGAATGATAAAGATGATAAGAAGCTGATGCATAAGTTCAATCATAGGATCATTGTGTCGGATGTTGTGTTTAAGAATCGTTGGAGCAACGTGAGTTCATCGGATTTGATGTTTTTGAACTCAGAGATGGTTAATTCGATTTCTAGCGAGAGATTCTCGTCGATGGATCGAGTCAAGAGGAAAGGGGATGAAGAGGATCAGATAGGTATCTTGGGGATCAAGGAAGAGATGGAAGCGAAGAGATTGTTGGAGAACAAGCTCACTTCAATGAAAACTATGTTATTGTCGGAAAACGGAGACTCTAGTTCGAAATCTAGAAGCGTTATGATAGAACCGGGAAGAAGATCAGTGTCTGAGATCACTACGGTTCCTAGACATAGTATTGCGGTTCATGGAGATTGCAGTGGTTCAACCGCAGCCACTGCGTCTGCGTTACAAACCGGAGGGAATGAGACGGAAGAGAGAAGACGGCGTTTGTGGCTGCCGATCGCTAGAAGAACAGCTCAATGGTTTGCTAACAGAGAAAAAAGACATCAAACTAACACAACACACCAACACTTTGATGTATag
- the LOC104721985 gene encoding probable xyloglucan endotransglucosylase/hydrolase protein 26: protein MAGLGAKTLLFVLVATLATFVKADFKKNMIVTWGKDHIGMTGDNLRLVLDKSAGSAIRSKVAHLFGSVEMLIKLVPGNSAGTVAAYYLSSTGSAHDEIDFEFLGNATGQPYTIHTNIFAQGKGNREQQFRPWFNPTTGFHNYTIHWNPSEVVWFVDGTPIRVFRNYEKEGIAYPNKQGMKVFASLWNADDWATQGGRVKTNWTLAPFVAEGRRYKARACLWQGPVSIKQCADTTVRSNWWTSPSFSQLTPSQLTRMQKIRDGFMIYDYCKDTNRFKGVMPPECSKRQF from the exons ATGGCCGGTCTCGGAGCGAAGACGTTACTGTTCGTTCTGGTGGCCACGTTAGCGACATTTGTGAAGGCAGACTTCAAGAAGAATATGATCGTTACATGGGGTAAAGATCATATTGGTATGACTGGTGACAACCTTCGCCTTGTCCTAGACAAATCTGCAG GATCTGCTATTCGATCAAAGGTGGCTCATTTGTTTGGAAGCGTAGAAATGCTCATCAAACTTGTGCCAGGGAATTCTGCTGGAACCGTTGCAGCTTATTAc TTATCATCTACGGGAAGTGCACACGATGAGATAGACTTCGAGTTCCTAGGGAATGCGACTGGTCAGCCTTACACAATCCACACCAACATATTTGCTCAAGGGAAAGGAAATCGCGAGCAACAGTTCCGGCCATGGTTCAATCCAACCACTGGTTTCCACAACTATACCATCCATTGGAACCCATCCGAAGTTGT GTGGTTCGTGGATGGAACACCGATCAGAGTATTTAGGAACTACGAGAAAGAAGGAATCGCATACCCAAACAAGCAAGGAATGAAAGTGTTTGCGAGTCTATGGAACGCAGACGATTGGGCAACACAAGGAGGACGAGTGAAGACTAACTGGACACTAGCACCATTTGTGGCCGAGGGTCGTAGGTACAAGGCAAGAGCATGCTTGTGGCAGGGACCGGTCAGCATCAAGCAATGTGCAGACACAACCGTACGGTCTAACTGGTGGACATCGCCATCGTTTAGCCAACTAACTCCATCGCAGCTGACGAGGATGCAAAAGATAAGAGATGGGTTTATGATCTATGATTATTGCAAAGACACTAACAGGTTTAAAGGTGTTATGCCTCCGGAATGCTCCAAGAGGCAGTTCTAA
- the LOC104721988 gene encoding methyltransferase-like protein 5, with protein MKLKQLEGLLGDLEQFSNPIVELEQYPTGPHIASRMLFTAENSYGDITDKIVADFGCGCGTLSVAAALLDAASVIGFDIDPQSLETATLNAEELEVEIDFVQCDITKLELKGQIVDTVVMNPPFGTRKKGADMEFLSAAMKVASHAVYSLHKTSTREHIKRAALRDFNAKSAEVLCELRYDLPKLYKFHKRKEVDIAVDLWRFEPKHN; from the exons atgaagctgaaGCAATTAGAAGGCTTGTTGGGTGATCTTGAACAGTTCTCTAATCCTATA GTGGAATTGGAGCAATACCCAACTGGTCCTCACATTGCTTCTCGTATGCTTTTCACT GCAGAGAATTCATATGGAGACATAACTGATAAGATCGTTGCGGATTTTGGATGTGGTTGTGGTACTTTAAGTGTTGCTGCTGCTCTTCTAGATGCAGC GTCTGTGATTGGATTCGATATCGATCCTCAGTCTCTTGAAACAGCAACACTAAATGCAGAGGAGCTTGAG GTGGAGATAGATTTCGTTCAGTGTGACATTACAAAGTTAGAGTTAAAAG GCCAGATTGTGGATACTGTAGTAATGAACCCTCCATTTGGTACACGAAAGAAAGGAGCTGACATGGAGTTTCTCTCTGCGGCAATGAAG GTCGCCTCACATGCAGTTTATTCCTTGCATAAGACATCTACCAGAGAA CACATTAAAAGGGCGGCTTTGCGTGATTTCAATGCGAAAAGTGCTGAAGTTCTGTGCGAG CTCCGGTATGACTTGCCAAAACTCTATAAGTTCCACAAGCGAAAAGAAGTCGATATTGCTGTTGATCTCTGGCGTTTTGAGCCTAAACATAACTAG
- the LOC104721989 gene encoding zinc finger HIT domain-containing protein 3 isoform X2: MCPRAAQTCEICKNVVSKYKCPSCLLPYCSLACFKTHKETPCAKPSSTEENPASPAKEVPVERSVVVEEANDVVEKTQHKASAASPAKEIPVARPLHVEEEKFVLEKAQLEAIASSSEIREALKDEALQKLIYNIDSSSNPLQELDEAMRVEAFREFTDKILSNISKSK; the protein is encoded by the exons ATGTGTCCTCGAGCAGCTCAAACATGCGAAATCTGCAAGAACGTTGTATCCAAGTACAAGTGTccttcttgtcttcttcctta CTGTTCATTGGCTTGTTTCAAGACACATAAAG AGACTCCATGTGCTAAACCTTCTTCAACAGAGGAAAATCCAG CTTCTCCAGCAAAGGAAGTCCCGGTGGAAAGATCCGTAGTTGTTGAGGAAGCTAATGATGTTGTAGAAAAGACACAGCATAAGGCTAGTG CTGCATCTCCTGCCAAGGAGATTCCGGTAGCAAGACCGTTACATGTAGAGGAAGAAAAGTTTGTTTTAGAGAAGGCACAGCTCGAGGCTATTG CTTCTTCTAGTGAAATCCGAGAAGCTCTAAAGGATGAAGCCCTTCAGAAACTCATCTACAATATTGATAGCTCTTCCAACCCATTACAG GAACTCGATGAAGCGATGCGGGTAGAAGCATTCCGCGAATTCACAGACAAG atTCTATCAAACATTTCCAAGAGTAAATGA